GCGGATTGCGTATAAATGGCTGAAAGGGCGCACCCGTATTCAGTGAATACAAATCAGGAAAAACTTCAGGCACAAACATCGGGTGCCAGTACTGCCCCAACAACAGCTCAGTTTTTTTCCAACGCAGATTGACATAAGCGTGCCTGAGCCTGAAAGTATTCGACATGCTGCTGCCTGCGCCTGTATAGTCGCTTTCGATCAGCGCATTGGTTTTTGCTCCCAGTGCATCGCGGCCGGTTATCTTCATGCCGACCCTTGTGCTCATGGCGCTGAAGTTGAGCGAATGACGCGCATTCAGATCTTCGCCTCCATTGCCAATCACCCGGTTCAAGGGATAATAAAGCATCAAATCATCACGGTTGCCATCCACCTGGCGCGAATCGAACCACGCGGCGAATTTTACAAACCCATAGGGCTTGAAGGTCGCTTTTTGGGGTTCATTGGCCCGGGAGCTTGTTCCTGCAAGGGTTAGCAGAATACCAAAATATATGGTTAAATATTTGGATATAAGCGAATTACAGTTATGTCTCCAAAGCATATCAACGATTATCTTTTCCGGCTGCAAAGGTAGGAATAATGCAAGGTGATTGTTAATAATTTAACAACAATAGCTGCATTGTAAAAAAAGGCTGCCAAAACTGGCAGCCCGGGAGTTCAAAGTGTAAAATCAGTATTAATCGTTTTGTGCGGCCAGAAAGCGCTCGGCTTCCAGGGCAGCCATGCAGCCTGTGCCGGCAGCTGTGACAGCCTGCCTGAACACCTTGTCCTGCACGTCGCCACAGGCAAAAATGCCCGGGACGTTGGTGGCTGTGCTGTCGGGTTTGGTAATGATGTAGCCGGTTTCGTCCATGTCGAGTATTCCGGTAAAGAGCTCGCTGTTAGGCTTGTGGCCGATGGCAACAAAGAAACCGTCGATGTCAATTACGCGTTCTTCCCCGGTTTTGTTGTTTTTGAGCACAGCGCCTTTCAGGGTTTTCATGAAGCCCGATTTTTCGCCAAAGAGCTCCTTGGTTTCGTGATTCCAGAGGATTTCGATGTTGGGGGTGTTCAACACACGTTTTTGCATGGCTTTGCTGGCGCGGAGCTCATCACGGCGCACAATGAGGTACACCTTGCGGCAAAGCTTTGCCAGGTAGGTGGCTTCTTCGGCGGCTGTGTCGCCCCCGCCCACCACGGCAACATCTTTTCCTTTGTAGAAAAAGCCATCGCAGGTGGCACAGGCCGAAACGCCTCCGCCTTTAAATTCTTCTTCCGAGGGCAAGCCAAGATATTTGGCGGTTGCTCCTGTGGCCACAATGATGGTTTCGGCAAGCAACTCTGCCCCATCGTCGGCCTTTACCCTGAACGGACGCTGCGATGCATCTACCTCTGTCACCATCCCCCAACGCACGTCTGTCCCGAAGCGCTCGGCCTGGCGCTTGAGCTGTTCCATCATCTCCGGCCCTGTAATCCCATCGGGATAGCCCGGAAAATTCTCTACCTCAGTTGTGGTTGTAAGCTGACCACCGGGCTGTATGCCCATATACATCACCGGGTGCATATCGGCTCTGGCAGCATAGATAGCCGCAGTGTAACCGGCCGGACCTGAACCAATGATCAGGCATTCCACATGTTCTGGATTTTTACTCATGGATTTTGATTTATTTTCTAGCTTCTCATAAATTGTGCCATACAAGGCCTGCAGGCAGAATCCGGCGAATGTCTGCCATTCTGTCGGAAGTTTGCAGGGTGATATTTATGCGCTTCAAAGATAGGTGAAATTTTGGCGCAGAAAATCAAAATTATTTTGCATAGATGTTTAAAGCGCTTTAAAACAGGTTGTTATATCTTGCAGTTTAAAAAGTGTTGCAGACTGAAGAGAAACATATTATCTTTGCACCGCATATTGCAATCGGGGCGTGGTGCAGTTGGCTAGCATACTTGCATGGGGTGCAAGCGGTCGCCCGTTCGAGTCGGGCCGCTCCGACACAAAACCTCACCAGATGGTGGGGTTTTTTTGTTGCCTTTTCTTTGCCTCATTGATCATGGTTAAATCAAGGGATAAAGAACGGTAAATCAGGGTTTTATGGTGTTTTAGGGGAGGGCGTGTTCCGGACATAAGCCCCGCTGGGGCCTCTGATATTTCGCCCCTGCGGGGCAATGTTGATTGTGGGAGATGTGTTTTTTGCCGTATTCCTGATGGGCATTTCTTTTTTTTATCGAAAGGAGTACATTTGGCCTATCCAAAAACCATTCAACCATGCGCAAATATGTCATCATTATTGCTATTCTGCTGGTCTTTGGCGCCATGCAGTTTGTTCGTCCCGAGCGCAACCTTGCCACAGTCGAAAGCCGATACGATGTGTTTTACCTGACCGAGACCAATCCTGAACTGGTTCGCACAGTTAAAATGGCCTGCTACGACTGTCATTCCGATCGCACGACCTATCCCTGGTATGCCAGCGTTGCGCCGGTGTCGTGGATGATTGCCCAACACGTAAAGAATGGAAAGAAACACCTGGATTTTTCGCAGTGGACGGTTTATGACAAAGAAAAAAGATTGCACAAGCTGCAGGAAATCAAGGAGGTGCTTCAGCAGGCCGAAATGCCACCGGCAGCCTATCTTCTCATGCATAGCGAGGCCAAGCTCAGCGGAGCACAACGCAGCATGATTATTCATTGGGCCGATTCTTTAAGTGCTCAGATACAGTTAAGCCTCAATTGAAGCAGTTATGAAGCGTTTAATGATATTTCTTCTGATGCTGGGTCTTTTTACGGAGGTCTTTCCGCAAAAGCTTACGACCCCGGAATCCTGGTTTGGTTTCCGCCCCGGCGACGATCGCCAGCTTTTCAGCTATGATGCCATGATTTCGTATCTGAAAAAACTTGAGCAGGAATCCGACAGGCTAAAGATGGTTACGATCGGGCGTTCGCCAATGGGTAAGGACATTTACATGCTGCTGATTTCCTCACCCGAAAACCTCAGAAACCTGGAAGAACTCAAGGCGATCAACCGGAGGCTAGCGCTCGAGACAGATATCCCGGCGGCGGAGCTTGAGTCACTTATCAGCCGGGGGAAGGTGTTTGTAGTGGCTACCATGTCGATGCACTCCACCGAAGTGGGACCTTCCCAATCGGTACCCCTGATGGCTTACGAACTGGCTGTGACTTCCGATCCGCAACAGTTGAAATGGCTCGAGAACACAGTAGTGATGATTGTGGCAAGCCACAACCCTGACGGAATGGATATGGTGGTTGACCATTACAACAAATACAAAGGCACAAAATACGAGCGCAGCCAGATGCCCGGGGTATATCACAAATACATTGGTCACGATAACAACCGCGATTTTGTGATGCTTACGCAGGAAGATACCCGGGCCATCAGCCGCCTGTTCAGCCACGAATGGTTTCCGCAGGTGATGGTCGAGAAGCATCAGATGGGAGCTACGGGGGTGCGTTATTTTGTGCCCCCACCTCACGATCCGATAGCCGAAAACGTGGATGCCGGACTGCTCAACTGGATGGGTGTTTTTGGTGCGGCCATGATGAAGAGGATGACAGCCGACAGCCTGAAAGGTGTGACCCAGCGCTATCTTTTCGACGATTACTGGCCAGGACATACAGAAACTTGTCTGTGGAAAAATACCATAGGGATGCTTACGGAGGCGGCATCTGTGCACCTTGCCTCGCCGGTTTATGTGGAGCCTCAGGAGATTGGCGTGATCGGGAAAGGGCTTGGCGAGTATAAGAAAAGCATCAACATGCCCGATCCCTGGCCCGGAGGGTGGTGGCGATTGTCGGACATAGTGAGGTACGAGATCAGTTCGATGTGGGCTATGGTCGAAACGGCTGCACTCCACCGTGAACGCCTGCTGCGCTTCAGGCACGATATCACTGTCAAGATGGTGGAAACCGGACGCACAAAGCCTCCATATTATTATGTTTTGCCGCCCACACAGAATGATCCTGGTGAACTGACCTTTCTTGTTGATTTGCTGCGCTCGCACGGAGTGCGCACTTTTGTTACAAGCTCGGAAGTGCGTCACGGAAATATGATTTTCCCTGAGGGCAGCGTAGTGGTGCCTCTTGCCCAGCCGTTCAGGGCATTCATCAAAGAAGTGATGGAAAAGCAGGAATTCCCTGTGCGAAGGTATGTACCAGGTGGTGAAATTATCCGTCCCTACGACATCACCTCGTGGTCATTGCCATTGCATCTTGGGCTGGAATGCCACGAGCTCAACCAGCGAAACGCCGACCTGGAGGCGAGTTTGAGCGAGGTGGAAAAGTACAGGCCCGCAACCTCCGTTGCTCCCGGATACTGGGGACTGGCACTAAGTCCATCGCAGAACACCAGCTATCAGCTTGTATTTGGTTTGCTTTCGGCAGGCAAGGCTGTGCACCGTGCCGAAGCGGTGTTCGAAACAGATGGCAGACAGTTGCCGGCCGGAACTTTTGTGGTGGAATCGGCTGCTTTGAAAGGCACAGAGCTTCCTGATGGACTCGTGCCGATCGTGTTGCACTCGAAGCCTGCCGCAGAGCTAAAGAAGCTGAAAGCGCCTGCGATCGGACTGGTCGAAACCTGGTTTCACGACATGGATGCCGGCTGGACGAGATATATTTTCGATACTTATGGGATCAAGTATAAGCTATTCCGGCCGGCTGATCTTGCAACTGGGGTCCCGGCGGGCATTGAGGTCCTGGTATTTCCTTCGGCCTCAAAAAATGTGTTGCTCGAAGGACGGCAGGGCGAGGGTGCAGCTGCTCCACCGGCCAATTTCCCCCCGGGTTATGCCCGCGGCATGGGAAAAGACGGCCTGAACAAATTGATGGAGTGGGTCGATCAGGGCGGTGTGGTATTGAGCTGGGGCGCTTCGGCCGCCTTGTTCGAGGGCACGCATACTATTGCATCAGGCGGAGCAAAAGAAGACTTCAGATTGCCATTTCGTAATGTAGCAGACGACTTGATCAAACAAGGTCTTTACGTGCCAGGAACATTGATGCAGCTGAATGTAATTGAAAATCATCCGCTTACGTTCGGTATTTCCCGAAACCTGAACGTGTTTACCCGCGGCGAGCCGGTCTTTGCCACGTCACTGCCTGCGCTGGATATGGAAAGGCGGGTTATTGGCGCCTATGCAAAATCGAATCTCGTGCTCAGCGGGTACGCCCAAAAGGAAGAATTGCTTGAGGGCAAACCTGCGGTTGTCTGGATGAAAAAGGGCAAAGGGCAGGTAGTGGTCATGGGGTTCAACCCACAGTTCAGGGCCAACACCAGGGGCAGTTTCAAACTGCTTTTCAACGGGTTGTTGCTCGGACAGTCAACAAATCAGTTATATTAGCCACATGAAAAGATTAGCTTTCCTTGTTACGCTGGCCATTGCCCTGCTGATGCCTTCATGCAAAAGCGGCAAATCTGCCATTCAGTCGCTCCCCCAGCCGGTAGCTGAGGATCACTCAGGGGGTGATTATGTGTTTCCCGAAGGCTTTTACTACGCATTTGACTTTGAAGGTAGTCAGGGCAATGGCTTTGAGCTGGAAGAAGCTGTAAAGGCGCTTAGCATCAACAAGTTTCGTCCTGTGGAACTTTGGTACAAGCCTGGTTCGTCATCCTGTGTGCCTCCGGGAAGCGATATGGCCATGACAGTGATGGTGGAGCCGGTATTGTTGTTGCGTTTCACGAAAAAGCAAGCCGGTATCGAAAGGCTTGGCTATCAGGCTGTAGAACAGCCTTCGGCCGGCAGCTGTGCCTATGTGGTCAGGCGCTACCGCTTTTAGCTGTTTTTCTTTCTGATGTGGTAAATCACATCCAGGCTGTCGCGATCGGGTTCGGGCACCTGCCAATATGGCTTTTGTGTGTCGTCATCGGTGCTTTCCGCGGCAGGGGATTCGTCATTTTCCTCTTCGGGTTCGAGTTCCCAGGAGTATTTTCGTCTCTGCGGGCCGTCGGTACGGTAGTAGAGTGCGAGCATGATGCCGCTGATGCCGCCAAATAGGTGCGACTCCCACGAGATGTTTTTTTGAGGAAGGAAATCGGGAAAAACACCCCATACCATTCCGCCGTAGAGAAATACGACGATCAGCGAAACTGCCATGAGCCTTGTGTCGCGCCGGAGCAGCCCGCTCACAAACAAAAAGGCAGCAAGGGCATAAATTAGTCCGCTGGCGCCAATGTGCACCCCGCCACGTGCACCCGTCCAAACCCAAAATCCGGTTACCAACAGGCTCAGGGCCAGAATTTTCCATGCCAGCGGTTTGTAAAAGTAAAACAATGCAGCCCCCAGAACCAGCATGGGGATGGTGTTGGCGCCCAGATGTTTCCAGTCGGCATGCAGGAAAGGGGCCAGTAGAATACCGGGCAGGCCTTCAGGCTTGAGGGGATGAATGCCCAGAAATGTGAGACTGATCCCGGAGAGCTGTGTGAACAAATGAATGGACCACATCAGCACCACCATCAAACCCGGAAACAGGAAACTACGCAGGATCATTTTTTCTTCAGGTCGCATGGCGTGCCGGATTTTTGTTGGCCAAAGTTATCAAATCTGCCTCTTTTTTTAGTTTTATGGCATGTTTTGTGCTTTTTTATGAATGACTCAATCATAAGAAAATGAATGACAAATTATCAAGCTCCGACACTATAAAAATTACTTTAAGCAAAATTTCCCCTATTACAAAACAAACAGCTATTGCTCTTGCATCTGCGACAGAAATTAGAACATTAGAAAAAGACACTTTAATTGAAACCTCAGGACAGCAGGTAAAATATCAATTTGTAGTTTTAAAAGGTATTATCAGGAAGTTTTTAACCAATGTAAGAGGGGATGAATTTACGACCGATTTTTTCCTTGCAAACCAAGCCATTACCCCTGCTCTGTTGAGAAGTGTTGATTTCATGTCTTTTGTAAATCTGCAAGTAATTAGCGATAAAGCTACAGTAATGTTTTTTTCTAACAAAGAGATGGAAGCTACCATGCAAGGTAACAAAGACTTAGAAGCATTTGGTTTTAAAGTAATGAT
This window of the Bacteroidota bacterium genome carries:
- a CDS encoding Crp/Fnr family transcriptional regulator gives rise to the protein MNDKLSSSDTIKITLSKISPITKQTAIALASATEIRTLEKDTLIETSGQQVKYQFVVLKGIIRKFLTNVRGDEFTTDFFLANQAITPALLRSVDFMSFVNLQVISDKATVMFFSNKEMEATMQGNKDLEAFGFKVMMQDAFKRAEREKILLTASGIEKLEWFRKNYPKLENEIPHYYIASFLGLTPTSLSRLRGSKK
- the trxB gene encoding thioredoxin-disulfide reductase, giving the protein MSKNPEHVECLIIGSGPAGYTAAIYAARADMHPVMYMGIQPGGQLTTTTEVENFPGYPDGITGPEMMEQLKRQAERFGTDVRWGMVTEVDASQRPFRVKADDGAELLAETIIVATGATAKYLGLPSEEEFKGGGVSACATCDGFFYKGKDVAVVGGGDTAAEEATYLAKLCRKVYLIVRRDELRASKAMQKRVLNTPNIEILWNHETKELFGEKSGFMKTLKGAVLKNNKTGEERVIDIDGFFVAIGHKPNSELFTGILDMDETGYIITKPDSTATNVPGIFACGDVQDKVFRQAVTAAGTGCMAALEAERFLAAQND
- a CDS encoding heme-binding domain-containing protein yields the protein MRKYVIIIAILLVFGAMQFVRPERNLATVESRYDVFYLTETNPELVRTVKMACYDCHSDRTTYPWYASVAPVSWMIAQHVKNGKKHLDFSQWTVYDKEKRLHKLQEIKEVLQQAEMPPAAYLLMHSEAKLSGAQRSMIIHWADSLSAQIQLSLN
- a CDS encoding rhomboid family intramembrane serine protease: MRPEEKMILRSFLFPGLMVVLMWSIHLFTQLSGISLTFLGIHPLKPEGLPGILLAPFLHADWKHLGANTIPMLVLGAALFYFYKPLAWKILALSLLVTGFWVWTGARGGVHIGASGLIYALAAFLFVSGLLRRDTRLMAVSLIVVFLYGGMVWGVFPDFLPQKNISWESHLFGGISGIMLALYYRTDGPQRRKYSWELEPEEENDESPAAESTDDDTQKPYWQVPEPDRDSLDVIYHIRKKNS